The sequence GACCAGTCCGGCCTGCAACAGGTAGATCGTCCGCAGCGCGTACAGCGCGCGGCCGCGCGGCGCGCGTGACAGCAGGTCCTCGTAGCGGGGGTCCTCGCCGTGGCCGCGGCCCCGGTAGGCGATGTGCACCGCCAGCCGCAGCCCCCATACGGCCGTGAGCAGCGCGACGAGGGCGCGCCGGCCCCCGTCGCCGGTGCCCGCCGACAGGCCGTAGGTCAGCAGCGCGACCGCGGCGAAGGCGGCTCCCCAGGCGCTGTCGACGATCCGGTGCACGCCCTTGCGCAGGGCGAGCAGGAACGTGGCGAGCAGGACCGCGAGGGCGCACCCCGCCGCCCAGCCGAGGTTCACCGCGTAGGCGCCCCACGGAAAGGCGCTCACGTCGCCCCCAGGTTCCGGTACCAGTCGGCGGTCTCGGCGGCCGTCAGACCGCTGTCGCCGTCGGTGGTGGGCCGGACGCACAGGATCTGGTCCACGCCCATGCGGCGCTCCCGGAAGGCCAGGGCCCCGCCGACCAGGTACAGCCGCCACACCCGGGCCGTCTCCTCGCCGACCAGGCGCACCACGTCGTGCCGGCGCTCTTCCAGCCTGCGGTGCCAGGCGTCGACGGTGCGCGCGTAGTGCTCGCGCAGCGACTCCACCGAGCACACCTCCAGCCCGGCCGTCTCCAGGAGCCCGACGGTCTCCCCGATCGGCCGCATGTGCATGTCGGGGGCGATGTACGCCTCGATGAACGCGCCGCCGCCCGGTGCGCGGGTGCCCCGGGACATCTGCTGGACCAGGACGCGTCCGCGCGGGCGGACCAGCCGGTGCAGGGCGGCGGCGAAGGCGGGGTACTCGTCGTCCCCGACGTGTTCGCCCATCTCGATGGTGGCGACGGCGTCGTAGGCGGAGCCGGTGATGTCCCGGTAGTCCTGGCACACCACGTCGACCCGGTGCCCCAGCCGCCGTTCCCGTACCTGCTCGCGGACGTACGCGGCTTGTTCCCGGGCCAGGGTGACGGCGGTGACCTGCGCCTTGTGCACTTCGGCCGCGTACAAGGCGAGCGAGCCCCAGCCGCAGCCGATGTCGAGCAGGCGGCCGCCGGGCACGAGGCCGAGCTTGCGGCAGACCAGTTCCAGTTTGGCGCGCTGCGCGTCGGCCGAGCCGATCGGGGGCTCCGTATCGGGCCAGTAGCCGCAGGAGTAGGCCATGGTGTCGTCGAGCAGGAGGCGGTAGAAGTCGTTGGACAGGTCGTAGTGGTGGCTGATCGCGGCCCGGTCCCGGGCCTTGCTGTGCAGGCCGCCGCGCAGCCGGGCCTGGGTGGCGGGGGCGGGCGGGCGCGGGCCGAGGGCGCCGAGTCGCAGAGCCTCGCCGATCATGCGCGCCCGGTCGGCCGCCGAGGGCGTCGGCGTGTGCAGGCCGCGCTCCCGTACGGCGGTCCACATGGCACGGAGCCCCTCGGCCAGATCGCCCTCGACGTCGAGTTCGCCGGTGACATACGCCTGGGCGAGGCCGAGTTCGCCGGGCTGCCACAGCAGGCGGCGCAGCGCGCGCCGGGAGCGTACGACGACCACGGGGGCGTCCGCGGGGCCGGTCGAGCTGCCGTCCCAGGCGCGCAGCCGCACGGGCAGCGGGCCGCCGAGCGTGTCCTCCGCGAGGGCGGCGAGCCGTTGCGCGGCCCCGGTGCGGACCGGGGTGCGGGTGGTGGTCATCGGGCCGGGTCCTCCTTGGTGAACAGGTACTGCTGGACATCGAGGTATCCGGAGCGGAAACCCGCCTCGGAATAGGCCAGGTAGAAGGTCCACAAGCGGCGGAAGGTCTCGTCGAAGCCGAGTGCGGCGACGTCGTCGGCACGGTCCGTGAACCGCTCCCGCCACAGGCGCAGCGTCTCGGCGTAGTGCGCGCCGAAGCCGTCCCGCGCGGCGAAGGCGAGACCCGTGTGGTCGCGGACCGTCTCCTCGACGGCCGTCGTCGAGGGGATGAGGCCGCCGGGGAAGACGTACTTCTGGATCCAGGTGTACGTGTCGCGGCCGGCCAGCATCCGCTCGTGCGGCATGGTGATCGCCTGGAGGGCCAGCCGGCCGCCGGGTGCCAGGCGTTCGTCGAGGGTCCGGAAGTAGAGGGGCCAGAACTCCGCGCCGACGGCCTCGATCATCTCCACGCTGACGACGGCGTCGTAGGTGCCGTGCGCGTCGCGGTAGTCGCACAGTTCGATCGAGACGCGGTCGTCGTACCCGGCCTCGCGTACCCGTCGCAGTGCCAGTTCGCGTTGCTCCCGGGACAGGGTGAGCGAGGTGACGTGCGCGCCGCGGGCGGCGGCCCGCAGCGCCAGTTCGCCCCAGCCGGTGCCGATCTCCAGCAGCCGGGTGCCCTCGCGCACCTCGGCCAGGTCCAGCAGCCGGTCGGTCTTGCGCCGCTGGGCGGCCGCCAGCAGCGAGCGGTCGGCGGGGAAGCCGCGGAACACGGCCGAGGAATAGCTGAGCGTCTCGTCGAGGAACGTCGCGAACAGGTCGTTGGACAGGTCGTAGTGGCGGCTGATGTTGGTACGCGACCCGTCGGGGGTGTTGCGTTGCGCGTGAGGTTGGCGCTGCGCCCACAGGCCGCGCAGCCGTTGCAGGCCGGGCGGGATCAGGTCGGCCGAGTGGGCGGCGAGGACCGTGAGCGCGCCGACCAGGTCCGGGGCGTCCCACTCCCCCGCCAGGTAGGACTCGCCGAACCCGATCAGCCCGCTGGTGCCGATGCGGGAGTGGAACGCCTTCCGGTCGTACACCGCTATCAGTGGTCCGCCCAGGCCGAGGATGGTGCCGTCGGCGAACCGTACGCGCAGGGGCAGTTGCCGCAGGGCGCGTTCCAG is a genomic window of Streptomyces sp. WP-1 containing:
- a CDS encoding cyclopropane-fatty-acyl-phospholipid synthase family protein translates to MTTTRTPVRTGAAQRLAALAEDTLGGPLPVRLRAWDGSSTGPADAPVVVVRSRRALRRLLWQPGELGLAQAYVTGELDVEGDLAEGLRAMWTAVRERGLHTPTPSAADRARMIGEALRLGALGPRPPAPATQARLRGGLHSKARDRAAISHHYDLSNDFYRLLLDDTMAYSCGYWPDTEPPIGSADAQRAKLELVCRKLGLVPGGRLLDIGCGWGSLALYAAEVHKAQVTAVTLAREQAAYVREQVRERRLGHRVDVVCQDYRDITGSAYDAVATIEMGEHVGDDEYPAFAAALHRLVRPRGRVLVQQMSRGTRAPGGGAFIEAYIAPDMHMRPIGETVGLLETAGLEVCSVESLREHYARTVDAWHRRLEERRHDVVRLVGEETARVWRLYLVGGALAFRERRMGVDQILCVRPTTDGDSGLTAAETADWYRNLGAT
- a CDS encoding cyclopropane-fatty-acyl-phospholipid synthase family protein, which gives rise to MTTIEDRPATRHPRTTPVDAGRWPDVAAVPGASWPVRAVTAAVLERALRQLPLRVRFADGTILGLGGPLIAVYDRKAFHSRIGTSGLIGFGESYLAGEWDAPDLVGALTVLAAHSADLIPPGLQRLRGLWAQRQPHAQRNTPDGSRTNISRHYDLSNDLFATFLDETLSYSSAVFRGFPADRSLLAAAQRRKTDRLLDLAEVREGTRLLEIGTGWGELALRAAARGAHVTSLTLSREQRELALRRVREAGYDDRVSIELCDYRDAHGTYDAVVSVEMIEAVGAEFWPLYFRTLDERLAPGGRLALQAITMPHERMLAGRDTYTWIQKYVFPGGLIPSTTAVEETVRDHTGLAFAARDGFGAHYAETLRLWRERFTDRADDVAALGFDETFRRLWTFYLAYSEAGFRSGYLDVQQYLFTKEDPAR